The Amphiprion ocellaris isolate individual 3 ecotype Okinawa chromosome 6, ASM2253959v1, whole genome shotgun sequence genome contains a region encoding:
- the bmp10 gene encoding bone morphogenetic protein 10: MASIWISQLGTICSSKILFLLFSILLLQEPLCGESSPISSTHQRHRPAPGLGDGHGGVVDPSQLEQDSNMDMQSLLESLKEQFLRTFNLSGSGPPPLPPGSTREEPPEYMMELYNRFANDHSAMPTANIIRSFKNEDSSPSIVGLGGVRRHPLLFNVSVPHHERITAAELRLYTLVQTDRHLYAGVDRKVTIYELEVHDWDDNMTAVRGDVFTGVEERIELVELASRQVYGTDNGWEAFDLTAAVQRWRKSDSGTTHRLEVHIASIANGDDAKGMKEDSKDRSPPEGDMKIDTSPEEKHKPLLIVFSDDQSSDHRDDKRELNEMIGHETANMVLQNDLGTGLNGLWGELGRDREEGDEEGEPGEEDLIQMRSNLIYDTASRIRRNAKGNHCKKQSLYVEFKDIGWDSWILAPTGYDAFECSGICSFPLTKHVTPTKHAIVQTLVNINSPQKAARACCVPTKLDPISLLYLDDTGVVTYKYKFEGMVVAECGCR, from the exons ATGGCGAGCATTTGGATCTCTCAACTGGGAACCATTTGCAGCTCCAAGATTTTGTTCTTGCTGTTTTCCATCCTGCTGCTCCAGGAGCCTCTCTGTGGAGAGAGCAGCCCCATCTCCAGCACGCATCAGAGGCATCGTCCCGCTCCAGGGCTGGGAGACGGGCATGGAGGTGTGGTGGATCCATCACAGCTGGAGCAGGACAGCAACATGGACATGCAAAGCCTGCTGGAGAGCCTGAAggagcagtttttgaggactTTCAACCTGTCTGGTTCGGGTCCTCCTCCACTGCCTCCTGGAAGTACGCGAGAGGAGCCACCTGAATACATGATGGAGCTCTACAACCGCTTTGCTAATGACCACTCTGCCATGCCCACCGCCAACATTATCCGAAGCTTCAAAAATGAAG ATTCATCTCCCAGTATTGTGGGTTTAGGAGGGGTGAGGCGCCACCCACTCCTCTTCAATGTGTCAGTTCCGCATCATGAACGCATCACAGCAGCTGAGCTTCGCCTCTACACTCTAGTCCAGACAGACCGCCACCTTTATGCCGGTGTCGACCGCAAGGTCACTATCTACGAACTGGAAGTGCATGATTGGGATGACAACATGACGGCTGTGAGAGGAGATGTATTCACAGGGGTAGAAGAACGGATAGAGCTGGTGGAGTTGGCTTCACGCCAGGTCTACGGCACAGATAACGGCTGGGAGGCTTTTGACCTCACAGctgctgttcagcgatggcgcAAATCTGACAGTGGTACCACACACCGGTTAGAAGTGCACATTGCCAGCATTGCTAATGGTGACGATGCTAAAGGTATGAAAGAAGACAGCAAAGACAGGAGTCCACCTGAAGGGGACATGAAGATTGACACCAGTCCTGAGGAGAAACACAAAcctctgttgattgttttctcagaTGATCAAAGTAGTGATCACCGTGATGACAAACGTGAGCTGAACGAGATGATTGGCCATGAAACCGCAAACATGGTTCTGCAGAATGACTTGGGGACAGGCCTAAATGGGCTGTGGGGGGAACTGGGAAGAGACAGGGAGGAAGGAGATGAAGAGGGTGAGCCAGGTGAAGAAGACCTTATCCAGATGCGTTCCAATCTGATCTATGACACAGCATCCCGCATTCGTCGTAATGCTAAGGGAAACCACTGCAAGAAACAATCTCTGTACGTAGAGTTCAAGGACATTGGATGGGACAGTTGGATCCTGGCACCCACTGGTTACGATGCCTTTGAGTGCAGTGGTATTTGTTCCTTTCCACTGACAAAGCATGTTACACCCACAAAGCATGCCATTGTCCAGACTTTGGTCAACATCAACAGTCCTCAGAAGGCAGCACGAGCTTGTTGTGTGCCCACCAAGCTGGACCCCATCTCCCTGCTGTACCTGGACGACACAGGTGTGGTCACCTACAAGTACAAGTTTGAAGGCATGGTGGTGGCTGAATGTGGTTGCAGATAG